The Plasmodium sp. gorilla clade G2 genome assembly, chromosome: 6 genome has a segment encoding these proteins:
- a CDS encoding syntaxin binding protein, putative, with translation MSLKEVCQERIFNVINKITEKSRYVIMIVDHNSYRILSLLCKNEQLLERGVSLIELIDSERNNLEDFDCIYFLSSEIQSVHMMIKDFKDEKHAKYKNIHILFTSNISKDNKILDLIATNNFILKRIKSCACINLNFLAYESRIFYFQNSINLYNYFLSINNDILSHISSMLLSVCSCLKIYPSIRYQNSELCRSFSHIFYNSIKNLHTIYNDKNKTTNENNNKNTYTNKNTYTNKNTYTNNNTYTNNNTYTNKNTYTNKNTYTNNNTYTSSDNQSDDCNDKYPYNNNINDDTLLILDRSIDTSILFIHDYSYQSLCYDLLNVNTIYETNFDPTKINEEPYEDKYNNKCNDNNYYDDKNIDMEKKKKKKKTDAHTVIFEITNNDQKKEEKEALLSEEDHLWSSYRHYHIQDVNEIIKNEISAFTEKNAVVKIQKKNVLNPTEALDALRSLPQYETLIEQYWLHYYLCNNCFKLLQDKNIVDIGLVEQDICCNVDKYGKELNHQKNLTSVNTIITSDDYDQEEKTRLLLLYFMNYININDNDKMKIIESAQLNLSMKKIIDQFLKLNLHNSGYYLASEEPIQLSSNKIHHVLENSNKKKIKHYKNVAKNSKYELSRHEPIIKDIIIDLFNDTLDKNYFPHVDHAHQQDIKTGHTPHENKQNVSRGTIWDFKTENKNQTKKDKKRKILIFIIGGITYPEIKQIYEMSNELDLDIYLGGTNLLTSKVIFDQFKQFDAS, from the coding sequence ATGTCATTAAAAGAAGTTTGTCAAGAAAGAATTTTTAACgtgataaataaaataacagaAAAAAGTAGATATGTAATTATGATAGTAGATCATAATTCATATAggatattatctttattgtGTAAGAATGAACAATTATTAGAACGAGGAGTCTCATTAATTGAATTAATTGATTCtgaaagaaataatttagaagattttgattgtatatattttcttagtTCAGAAATACAAAGTGTTCATATGATGATTAAAGATTTTAAAGATGAAAAACAtgctaaatataaaaatatacatattttatttacatcaaatatttcaaaagataataaaattctTGATTTAATTGCTaccaataattttattttaaaaagaattaaaagtTGTGCatgtattaatttaaattttcttGCTTATGAAAGtcgtattttttatttccaaaATTCTATTaatctatataattattttctttcaataaataatgatatattatcacACATTAGTTCTATGTTATTATCAGTCTGTTcatgtttaaaaatatatccatCAATTCGGTATCAAAATTCTGAATTGTGCAGGTCATTTTcacacattttttataattcaataaaaaatttgcacaccatatataatgataaaaataaaaccacaaatgaaaataataataaaaatacatatacaaataaaaatacatatacaaataaaaatacatatacaaataataatacatatacaaataataatacatatacaaataaaaatacatatacaaataaaaatacatatacaaataataatacatatacaaGTAGTGATAACCAATCAGATGATTGCAATGATAAAtatccatataataataatataaatgatgatactCTTTTAATATTGGATAGATCAATTGATACCAGTATTTTGTTCATACATGATTATTCATATCAAAGTCTTTGCTATGATCTATTAAATGTTAATACAATATATGAAACGAATTTTGATCCGACcaaaataaatgaagaaccatatgaagataaatataacaataaatgtaatgataataattattatgatgataaaaatatagacatggaaaaaaagaaaaaaaaaaaaaaaactgacGCACATACTGTTATTTTCgaaataacaaataatgatcaaaaaaaagaagaaaaagaagcaCTCCTTTCAGAAGAAGATCATTTATGGTCTAGTTATAGACATTATCATATTCAAGATGtaaatgaaattataaaaaatgaaatatcaGCATTTACAGAAAAAAATGCTGTAGtcaaaattcaaaaaaaaaatgttttaaatcCAACTGAAGCTCTAGATGCATTAAGATCTTTACCACAATATGAAACATTAATTGAACAATATTGGttgcattattatttatgtaataattgttttaaattattacaagataaaaatattgttgATATTGGCTTAGTTGAACAAGATATATGTTGTAATGTTGATAAATATGGAAAGGAATTAAATCATCAAAAAAATTTGACAAGTGTTAATACTATCATTACAAGTGATGATTATGATCAAGAAGAAAAAACTCgtcttcttttattatattttatgaattatataaatattaatgataatgataaaatgaaaatcaTCGAATCGGCTCAACTGAATTTAtctatgaaaaaaattattgatCAATTCTTAAAACTAAATTTACATAATTCAGGATATTATCTTGCTTCAGAAGAACCAATACAATTATCatcaaataaaatacatcATGTACTAGAAAAcagtaacaaaaaaaaaattaagcattataaaaatgtagccaaaaattcaaaatatgAATTAAGTAGACATGAACCAATCattaaagatataataatagatTTATTTAACGACACACtagataaaaattatttcccTCATGTTGATCATGCACATCAACAAGATATAAAGACAGGACATACACCCCatgaaaataaacaaaatgttTCAAGAGGTACCATATGGGATTTTAAAACAGAAAACAAAAatcaaacaaaaaaagacaaaaaaagaaaaattcttattttcattattggAGGTATTACATATCCggaaataaaacaaatatatgaaatgtCAAACGAATTGGACTTGGATATATATTTGGGTGGTACAAATTTATTAACAAGTAAGGTAATATTTGATCAATTTAAGCAATTTGATGCATCTTAA